A genomic stretch from Deltaproteobacteria bacterium includes:
- a CDS encoding DNA polymerase III subunit alpha: MHHAGFVHLHVHTQYSLLDGTIRLDELFKKAKEYKMPAVAMTDHGNMFGAIDFYQRAYKQGIKPIIGCELYVAPQSRFIKTAGHIGETARHLVVLVKNFHGYKNLMKLTTAGYLEGFYYRPRVDKEILAQCHEGLIATSACLHGEIADLILKGSLAAAVKAAEAYREIFGADNFYLELMSNGLPEQEKVNAGLIELSHQLSIPLVATNDCHYLKKEDRDVHEVLLCIQTGKTLEDADRMRFGSDEFYFKSPETMIESFSYCKEAVDNTVLIAERCNLKLEFASETGRFYLPHFEIDTEQSLDEYLCALASKGLEEMLPAILQDRSPELKMVYDNRLHEELAIIKKMGFAGYFLIVADFVNYAKSHNIPVGPGRGSAAGSLVAYTTGITNIDPIRYKLFFERFLNPDRISMPDIDIDFCQEGRDEIIRYVTNKYGADKVSQIITFGKMQARAVIRDVGRALNIPYGEVDVIAKLIPNILNITLDEAIKKEPRLREEENKNPRIRQLLTFSRALEGLNRHASTHAAGVVISDVPLVERVPLCTPKDDVVTQFSMNDIQEVGLTKFDFLGLKTLTVIKNVLRFIQEGRGETLDMDNLPLDDVQTYQLLMKGDTDGVFQLESAGMKDILVGMKPDCIEDIIALIALYRPGPMSMVPEFIARKQGKTKIVYELPQLQDILSETYGVILYQEQVMQIAVTVGNYSMAEADTLRKVMSKKKAADMEKEKPKFMEGARKVKIPEAKARKIWEQMETFAEYGFNKSHSTAYAMISYQTAYLKAHYPVEFMAALLTSEKDNRDKIIKHISGCKEMAIKVLPPDINASERDFSITADSIRFGLAGVKNVGVGAIEAIITARREGQFEDFHNFCERIDLSKINKRVMESLIKCGAFDSMGYRRRQLIISHEGAMDVAQKRRKEKDSQQVSLFDQLFSQEEQHSSVIKSNSGIIDVPEWDNKELLANEKETLGFYITGHPLERFADSLALVTNTDTERISERKDKESVVFGGIVSSIREVTTKKKDIMAYVTLEDLKGSVNVIFFADVYRKATVLLHGDEPILVEGILDVSEESLKVIATEAQPLSAVIVNSPSSAQFTFDGAALDADVLASLKKIIKEYQGKYESCLRLLNGRHETIIYLGENYRVELSANIKRDADRILGAGATRFI, from the coding sequence ATGCATCATGCCGGTTTTGTTCATCTTCACGTCCATACCCAGTATAGCCTCTTAGACGGGACGATCCGTCTGGACGAACTATTCAAGAAAGCCAAAGAATATAAAATGCCCGCCGTGGCCATGACCGACCACGGCAATATGTTCGGCGCCATAGATTTTTATCAACGGGCCTACAAGCAGGGTATCAAACCCATCATCGGCTGTGAACTTTATGTCGCTCCGCAGAGCCGGTTTATCAAAACTGCCGGCCACATCGGAGAAACCGCTCGTCATCTCGTGGTGCTCGTTAAAAACTTTCATGGCTATAAAAACCTCATGAAATTAACGACCGCCGGCTACCTGGAAGGTTTTTACTATCGCCCGCGTGTAGATAAGGAAATCCTGGCCCAGTGTCATGAAGGCCTGATTGCGACCAGCGCCTGTCTGCACGGCGAGATAGCGGATCTGATCCTGAAAGGCAGCCTTGCGGCCGCCGTTAAAGCTGCTGAGGCGTACCGCGAGATATTCGGGGCAGACAATTTTTATCTTGAATTAATGTCCAATGGCCTCCCGGAGCAGGAAAAAGTCAATGCCGGGCTGATTGAGTTAAGCCATCAGCTCTCCATTCCGCTTGTGGCCACCAATGACTGCCATTATCTGAAGAAGGAAGATCGGGACGTTCACGAAGTCCTGTTATGCATTCAAACCGGGAAGACTTTGGAAGATGCCGACCGGATGCGTTTCGGGTCGGATGAATTCTACTTCAAGTCCCCGGAAACAATGATAGAAAGCTTTAGCTATTGCAAAGAAGCTGTTGATAATACTGTTCTTATTGCTGAGAGATGCAACCTGAAGCTTGAATTCGCCAGTGAGACTGGCCGTTTTTATCTGCCTCATTTTGAGATTGATACAGAGCAATCATTGGATGAATATTTGTGTGCATTGGCCTCCAAAGGACTGGAGGAAATGTTGCCTGCTATTTTACAGGATCGCAGTCCGGAACTTAAAATGGTTTATGATAATCGCCTACATGAGGAACTGGCGATCATCAAGAAAATGGGATTTGCCGGATATTTTCTGATCGTGGCCGATTTTGTCAATTATGCCAAAAGCCATAATATACCCGTCGGCCCCGGCCGCGGTTCTGCGGCGGGAAGCCTGGTGGCCTATACCACCGGCATTACCAATATTGATCCCATTCGCTACAAACTATTCTTCGAAAGGTTTCTTAACCCCGATCGCATCAGTATGCCTGATATTGATATTGATTTTTGCCAGGAGGGACGCGATGAAATTATCAGGTATGTTACCAATAAGTACGGCGCCGACAAAGTTTCCCAGATCATTACGTTTGGTAAAATGCAGGCCCGGGCAGTCATCAGAGATGTCGGGCGGGCGCTGAACATCCCCTACGGTGAAGTGGACGTCATCGCCAAGCTGATACCCAATATCCTGAATATTACTCTCGATGAGGCAATCAAAAAAGAGCCTCGCCTGCGGGAAGAAGAAAACAAGAATCCGCGGATCCGGCAATTATTGACCTTCTCGCGGGCCCTCGAGGGGCTGAACCGTCATGCCTCCACCCATGCCGCCGGGGTCGTTATTTCCGATGTGCCCTTAGTAGAAAGAGTCCCCCTCTGCACTCCCAAGGATGATGTCGTCACTCAGTTCTCGATGAATGACATTCAGGAGGTCGGTCTCACCAAGTTCGATTTCCTGGGACTAAAGACCTTGACCGTCATTAAAAATGTCCTGCGTTTTATTCAAGAGGGCAGGGGAGAGACGCTCGATATGGATAATCTGCCCTTAGACGACGTCCAGACCTACCAACTGCTCATGAAGGGCGATACGGACGGCGTTTTCCAACTCGAAAGCGCGGGCATGAAGGATATTCTGGTGGGCATGAAACCGGACTGCATCGAAGACATCATAGCCCTCATCGCGCTTTACCGTCCCGGCCCGATGAGCATGGTGCCGGAATTTATTGCCCGCAAGCAGGGCAAGACGAAAATAGTTTATGAACTACCTCAACTTCAGGACATACTCAGCGAGACTTACGGCGTAATTCTCTACCAGGAACAGGTTATGCAAATTGCCGTGACCGTCGGTAATTACAGTATGGCAGAGGCCGATACCTTGCGGAAGGTAATGAGCAAGAAAAAAGCCGCCGATATGGAAAAAGAGAAACCAAAGTTCATGGAAGGCGCCAGGAAAGTTAAAATTCCGGAGGCGAAGGCGCGCAAGATCTGGGAGCAGATGGAGACATTTGCCGAGTATGGTTTCAACAAATCTCACAGCACTGCCTACGCCATGATCTCTTATCAAACGGCCTATCTTAAAGCCCATTATCCCGTCGAATTCATGGCCGCCTTGCTGACCAGTGAAAAGGACAACCGGGACAAGATTATCAAGCACATCAGTGGCTGCAAGGAGATGGCAATCAAGGTCCTGCCACCGGATATCAATGCCTCGGAGCGTGATTTCAGCATTACCGCCGACAGTATCCGCTTCGGTCTGGCAGGCGTAAAGAACGTCGGGGTAGGGGCCATTGAAGCCATTATTACGGCTCGCCGGGAAGGTCAATTCGAGGACTTTCATAATTTCTGCGAGCGTATTGATTTATCAAAGATAAACAAGCGTGTAATGGAGAGCCTGATCAAATGCGGGGCCTTTGATTCCATGGGTTATCGTCGCCGTCAGTTGATAATCTCCCACGAAGGCGCCATGGATGTAGCACAGAAGCGACGCAAGGAAAAGGACAGCCAGCAGGTATCGCTGTTTGATCAGCTTTTTTCGCAGGAAGAACAACATTCGTCAGTTATCAAAAGCAACAGCGGTATTATTGATGTGCCTGAATGGGATAACAAGGAACTGCTGGCCAATGAAAAAGAGACCCTGGGATTTTATATTACGGGACATCCTCTCGAAAGATTTGCCGATAGTCTGGCCCTGGTCACGAATACGGATACGGAACGTATTTCCGAACGTAAAGACAAGGAAAGCGTCGTTTTTGGCGGCATCGTCAGCAGCATCCGCGAGGTCACCACGAAAAAGAAGGATATTATGGCCTATGTGACCTTGGAAGACCTCAAGGGATCTGTAAACGTGATATTTTTTGCCGACGTTTACAGAAAGGCCACAGTGCTTCTCCATGGTGACGAACCGATTTTAGTTGAAGGGATACTTGATGTTTCTGAGGAGAGCCTCAAGGTAATAGCCACTGAGGCCCAGCCCTTAAGCGCAGTTATAGTAAATTCTCCCTCTTCCGCTCAATTTACCTTTGATGGCGCCGCGTTAGATGCTGATGTGCTGGCTTCTTTAAAGAAAATTATCAAGGAGTATCAGGGTAAATACGAAAGCTGTCTGCGCTTGCTGAACGGCCGGCATGAAACAATTATTTATCTCGGGGAAAATTACAGAGTCGAATTATCGGCCAATATAAAAAGGGATGCCGACCGGATTCTCGGGGCGGGGGCGACGAGATTTATTTAA
- a CDS encoding DnaJ domain-containing protein: MSTDYYKTLGVGKDASADDIKKAYRKLAVKFHPDKNPGNKEAEEKFKKMSEAYAVLSDQEKRKQYDNYGADGFSQHYSQEDIFRGFDINEILRGFGAAGAGGRRRSYSFQSGPSGGGDPFADLFGGGGQYQQMPPQKGQDLEYNLAITIEESVMGAEKKLAINKDGRVDEINIRIPAGINAGKKLRLTGKGLPGGYGGPLGDLYLNISIMPHPIFARDGNDIYIDKEVKFSQAVLGTSLDIPTVDGSVKRIKIPPGTQNNTKIRMKGLGVPNLKGSDPGDQYVKVTVNVPKKLTAVQADLMKKLAEEDL; this comes from the coding sequence ATGAGCACAGATTATTATAAGACACTGGGGGTAGGTAAGGATGCCAGCGCGGACGATATCAAGAAGGCCTACCGCAAGCTGGCAGTCAAATTTCATCCTGATAAGAATCCGGGCAATAAGGAAGCGGAAGAAAAATTCAAGAAAATGAGTGAGGCCTATGCCGTATTGAGCGACCAGGAAAAGCGCAAGCAATACGATAACTACGGCGCCGATGGCTTCAGTCAGCATTATAGCCAGGAGGACATCTTCCGTGGTTTTGACATTAATGAGATCCTCCGGGGCTTTGGTGCGGCCGGTGCGGGCGGCAGGAGACGATCCTACAGCTTTCAGTCCGGGCCGTCCGGGGGGGGCGATCCGTTCGCAGATTTATTCGGTGGCGGTGGGCAGTACCAGCAGATGCCGCCCCAAAAAGGTCAGGATCTCGAATATAACCTGGCGATAACAATAGAAGAATCAGTTATGGGGGCGGAAAAAAAATTGGCTATCAATAAGGATGGCCGGGTAGATGAGATCAATATCAGGATACCGGCGGGAATCAATGCCGGCAAGAAGCTGCGCCTGACAGGTAAGGGTTTGCCGGGCGGTTACGGTGGACCGTTAGGGGATTTATACCTGAACATCAGTATCATGCCCCATCCCATATTCGCCAGAGACGGAAACGACATTTATATAGACAAAGAGGTCAAGTTTTCCCAGGCCGTACTGGGAACGAGCCTTGATATTCCGACCGTGGATGGATCAGTGAAAAGAATCAAAATTCCACCTGGAACGCAGAACAACACCAAGATCAGGATGAAGGGTTTAGGCGTACCAAATTTAAAAGGGTCGGACCCGGGAGACCAATACGTAAAGGTTACGGTGAATGTTCCGAAAAAACTAACCGCCGTACAAGCAGATTTGATGAAGAAGCTGGCCGAGGAAGATTTGTAA
- the guaB gene encoding IMP dehydrogenase — protein MLNDNVEMALTFDDLLLVPAASAVLPKDVDTSTVLTNNISLNIPIVSAAMDTVTESGTAICLAQEGGIGIIHRNMSIPRQVTEVDKVKKSESGMVVHPITIGPDQRVCDALELMTKYHISGVPVVKNSRLVGILTNRDLRFETNLEQPVANVMTKDNLVTVSSSISLEESKKLLHQHRIEKLLVVDDDYNLKGLITIKDIEKIKKYPHACKDSFGRLRVGAAVGILDREERVEALMAAGVDVIVIDTSHGHSAAVIEAVRLTKSTFPNCELIAGNVATAEGAAALIEAGVDAIKVGVGPGSICTTRIIAGVGVPQMTAIMEVCKVAVKHNIPVIADGGIKYSGDIVKALAAGAHTVMIGGLFAGTEETPGETILYQGRSYKVYRGMGSLEAMKLGSRDRYYQDDIESSLKTVPEGIEGRVPFRGSLAASVFQLIGGLKAGMGYVGCTTILELREKSKFVKITAAGLKESHVHDVIITKEAPNYWVD, from the coding sequence ATGTTAAACGATAATGTAGAGATGGCCTTGACTTTTGACGATCTGCTCCTTGTTCCGGCAGCTTCCGCTGTCTTGCCGAAGGATGTGGACACGAGTACGGTGCTTACCAACAATATCTCCCTCAATATACCGATCGTCAGCGCCGCCATGGACACGGTTACGGAATCGGGCACGGCCATCTGCCTGGCGCAGGAAGGCGGTATAGGCATCATCCATCGCAACATGAGCATTCCCAGGCAGGTTACGGAGGTAGATAAGGTAAAGAAATCGGAGAGCGGCATGGTTGTGCATCCGATTACGATCGGTCCGGATCAGCGGGTGTGCGACGCCTTGGAACTGATGACTAAGTACCACATTTCCGGGGTGCCGGTGGTGAAGAATAGCCGCCTCGTAGGCATCCTGACCAACCGGGATCTGCGATTTGAAACCAATCTGGAGCAGCCGGTGGCTAATGTGATGACGAAAGACAATTTGGTAACCGTTTCTTCATCCATCTCTCTGGAGGAGTCCAAGAAATTGCTGCATCAGCACCGGATTGAAAAACTGCTCGTAGTAGATGATGATTATAACTTGAAAGGTCTGATTACCATCAAGGATATTGAGAAAATAAAGAAGTATCCCCACGCCTGCAAGGATTCATTCGGCCGCTTGAGGGTAGGGGCCGCCGTTGGCATCCTGGACCGGGAAGAACGTGTGGAGGCTTTAATGGCGGCCGGTGTGGACGTGATTGTTATAGACACTTCGCATGGACATTCCGCGGCGGTGATAGAGGCCGTGCGCCTGACCAAGTCAACCTTTCCCAATTGCGAGTTAATCGCCGGCAACGTGGCTACCGCCGAGGGAGCGGCAGCCCTTATCGAGGCCGGTGTAGATGCGATCAAGGTTGGCGTTGGACCGGGCTCGATCTGCACCACCAGAATAATCGCCGGCGTCGGCGTGCCACAGATGACCGCTATTATGGAGGTCTGCAAGGTTGCAGTAAAGCACAACATTCCCGTTATTGCCGATGGCGGCATCAAGTATTCCGGTGACATTGTCAAGGCCCTGGCCGCCGGGGCGCATACCGTCATGATTGGCGGCCTCTTTGCCGGCACCGAGGAAACTCCCGGGGAAACAATTCTTTATCAGGGGCGCAGTTACAAGGTTTACCGCGGCATGGGCTCCCTGGAGGCCATGAAATTGGGCAGCAGGGACAGATATTATCAGGATGATATTGAAAGCAGCCTGAAAACCGTGCCCGAAGGAATCGAAGGCAGGGTGCCTTTCCGCGGTTCTTTAGCCGCGAGCGTTTTCCAACTGATCGGCGGACTCAAGGCCGGTATGGGATATGTCGGATGTACCACAATACTGGAACTCCGTGAAAAATCGAAATTTGTCAAGATTACCGCGGCCGGCCTCAAGGAAAGTCATGTTCATGACGTCATCATCACCAAGGAAGCGCCGAATTACTGGGTTGACTAA